A genomic window from Salvia hispanica cultivar TCC Black 2014 chromosome 5, UniMelb_Shisp_WGS_1.0, whole genome shotgun sequence includes:
- the LOC125187429 gene encoding protein transport protein Sec61 subunit gamma-1-like, with product MDALDSVFDPLRDFSKDSIRLVKRCHKPDRKEFTKVATRTAIGFVVMGFVGFFVKLIFIPINNIIVGAA from the exons atggaTGCTTTGGATTCAGTTTTCGATCCGCTGAGAGATTTCTCCAAGGACAGCATCCGCCTCGTCAAGCGTTGCCACAAGCCCGATCGGAAAG AATTCACCAAGGTCGCGACTCGAACGGCCATCGGCTTCGTCGTGATGGGTTTCGTCGGATTTTTCGTCAAGTTGATTTTCATTCCCATCAACAACATTATCGTCGGCGCAGCCTAA
- the LOC125186867 gene encoding non-specific phospholipase C6-like: MNNTTMRHISFILLIISFSSILPQSQQQQHPIKNIVILVMENRSFDHMIGWMKKSINPSINGVTGNECNSPSSNPSQKICVSSDAHFIDPDPAHSFDAVSHQIFGSPPSPFPTMSGFVDQALSISPNLSSTVMKGFSPQNLPIYSSLVQHFALFDRWFSSIPGPTQPNRLFLYSATSHGSTSHLKKLLAKGYPQKTIFDSLHENGLNFGVYFQNIPTTLFYRNMRKLKYIWKFHDYDLKFKRDAKRGKLPSVSVIEPRYFDLKGMPANDDHPSHDVANGQRLVKEVYEALRASPQWNDTLLLITYDEHGGFYDHVPTPYVGVPNPDGNTGPSPHFFNFDRLGVRVPTIMVSPWIKKGTVVSKPNGPTTNSEFEHSSIPATIKKMFNLTSNFLTHRDAWAGTFEQVWGELASPRTDCPEVLPEVSPLRRTEADESRALSEFQGEVVQLAAVLNGEHRLSTFRGGDAGKKMSVKEGEEYVKGAVSRFIRASKEAVKMGADESAIVDMRSSLTTRSSIHN; the protein is encoded by the exons ATGAACAACACAACAATGAGGCacatttctttcattttattgataatCTCATTCTCATCCATCCTCCCCCAATcccagcagcagcagcatcCAATCAAAAACATAGTAATCCTAGTAATGGAAAACCGCTCATTCGACCACATGATCGGGTGGATGAAGAAATCCATCAACCCCTCCATCAACGGCGTCACCGGCAACGAATGCAACtccccctcctcaaacccctCCCAAAAAATCTGCGTCTCCTCCGACGCCCACTTCATCGATCCCGACCCCGCCCACTCCTTCGACGCCGTCTCCCACCAGATCTTCGGCTCCCCTCCCTCCCCCTTCCCCACCATGTCCGGCTTCGTCGACCAAGCCCTCTCCATCTCCCCCAACCTCTCCTCCACCGTCATGAAAGGCTTCTCCCCCCAAAACCTCCCCATCTACTCCTCCCTCGTCCAACACTTCGCCCTCTTCGACCGCTGGTTCTCCTCCATCCCGGGCCCCACCCAGCCCAACCGCCTCTTCCTCTACTCCGCCACCTCCCACGGCTCCACCTCCCACCTCAAGAAGCTCCTCGCCAAGGGCTACCCTCAGAAAACCATCTTCGACTCCTTGCACGAAAACGGCCTCAATTTCGGCGTCTACTTCCAGAACATCCCCACCACTCTCTTCTACCGCAACATGAGGAAGCTCAAGTACATTTGGAAATTCCACGATTACGATCTCAAATTCAAGAGGGATGCCAAGAGGGGGAAGCTCCCGAGCGTGAGCGTGATCGAGCCGAGGTACTTCGACCTCAAGGGGATGCCGGCCAACGACGACCACCCCTCCCACGACGTGGCGAATGGGCAGAGGCTGGTGAAGGAGGTCTACGAGGCGCTGCGTGCGAGCCCCCAGTGGAACGACACGCTCTTGCTCATCACCTACGACGAGCATGGCGGCTTCTACGATCATGTCCCCACGCCTTACGTCGGTGTCCCCAATCCCGATGGCAACACCGGCCCTTCGCCTCATTTCTTCAACTTCGACCGCCTTGGCGTTCGTGTTCCCACCATCATGGTCTCTCCTTGGATCAAGAAAGGAACTG TTGTGAGCAAGCCAAATGGGCCTACTACTAATTCAGAGTTTGAGCATTCATCAATCCCTGCTACAATAAAGAAGATGTTCAACCTCACATCCAACTTCCTCACTCACAGAGATGCTTGGGCTGGCACGTTCGAGCAAGTCTGGGGCGAGTTAGCTTCTCCAAGAACCGACTGCCCCG AGGTTTTGCCGGAGGTGAGTCCTCTGAGGAGGACAGAGGCGGATGAGAGCAGGGCGCTGTCGGAGTTTCAAGGGGAGGTGGTGCAGCTGGCTGCTGTGCTGAACGGTGAGCATCGGTTGAGCACGTTCCGGGGTGGTGACGCGGGGAAGAAGATGAGTGTGAAGGAAGGGGAGGAGTATGTGAAGGGTGCGGTCTCGAGGTTTATTAGGGCGAGCAAAGAGGCTGTCAAGATGGGTGCAGATGAGTCTGCCATTGTGGACATGAGGTCTTCTTTGACAACTAGATCCTCCATTCATAACTAG
- the LOC125189122 gene encoding nuclear transcription factor Y subunit C-1-like, with protein sequence MENNPQQSATPPYPPAVAAPGYPSQPPYQHLLQQQQQQLQMFWNFQQNEIQNVNDFKNHQLPLARIKKIMKADEDVRMISAEAPILFAKACELFILELTIRSWLHAEENKRRTLQKNDIAAAITRTDIFDFLVDIVPRDEIKDEAASLGGIVGPPAGPGGVPVVPYFYPPMGQTMIGRPAVVPGVDPGVYVQPPPSQAWQSVWQTGAEDGSYGSGGGASSGQGNLDG encoded by the coding sequence ATGGAGAACAACCCGCAGCAGAGCGCGACGCCGCCGTACCCGCCCGCCGTAGCTGCGCCGGGGTACCCATCGCAGCCGCCGTACCAGCACCTcttgcagcagcagcagcagcaattGCAGATGTTCTGGAATTTCCAGCAGAACGAGATCCAGAATGTGAACGATTTTAAGAACCACCAGCTTCCCCTCGCGCGGATCAAGAAGATCATGAAGGCCGACGAGGACGTGCGCATGATCTCCGCGGAGGCGCCGATCCTCTTCGCCAAGGCGTGCGAGCTCTTCATCCTCGAGCTCACGATCCGCTCCTGGCTCCACGCCGAGGAGAACAAGCGCCGCACCCTCCAGAAGAACGACATCGCCGCTGCGATCACGCGCACCGACATCTTCGACTTCCTCGTCGACATTGTGCCCAGGGACGAGATTAAGGACGAGGCGGCCTCTCTGGGGGGTATTGTGGGCCCACCTGCGGGTCCTGGTGGGGTCCCCGTGGTGCCCTACTTCTACCCGCCCATGGGGCAGACGATGATTGGGCGCCCCGCCGTGGTGCCTGGTGTGGATCCGGGGGTTTACGTGCAGCCTCCGCCTTCCCAGGCCTGGCAGTCGGTGTGGCAGACGGGGGCTGAGGATGGCTCCTACGGGAGTGGTGGTGGTGCCAGCAGCGGTCAAGGGAACCTTGACGGTTGA
- the LOC125188672 gene encoding acetolactate synthase 1, chloroplastic-like: MAAAASASASPPITNNTPLRTNPKLISRSTLPFPHHSTPAASRSRRPLLISSVLSSPKPKTPDHDSRFAPDQPRKGSDVLVEALEREGVTDVFAYPGGASMEIHQALTRSHIIRNVLPRHEQGGVFAAEGYARASGLPGVCIATSGPGATNLVSGLADALLDSVPMVAITGQVPRRMIGTDAFQETPIVEVTRSITKHNYLVLDVDDIPRIVKEAFFIARSGRPGPVLIDVPKDIQQQMVIPNWNQPMRLTGYLSRLPKPPSKMLLEQIVRLVSDSKKPVLYVGGGCLNSSEELRKFVELTGIPVASTLMGLGSYPGSDEDFALQMLGMHGTVYANYSVDKSDLLLAFGVRFDDRVTGKLEAFASRAKIVHIDIDSAEIGKNKQPHVSICGDIKLALQGLNSILEENVRGGGVSFDFAAWRDELKEQRIKHPLSFKTFGDAIPPQYAIQMLDELTGGNAIISTGVGQHQMWAAQFYKYNRPRQWLTSAGLGAMGFGLPAAIGAAVARPDAVVVDIDGDGSFMMNVQELATIRVENLPIKIMLLNNQHLGMVVQWEDRFYKANRAHTYLGNPADESQIFPNMLKFAEACDIPAARVSRKEDLRAALQKMLDTPGPYLLDVIVPHQEHVLPMIPSGGAFKDVITEGDGRTKY; encoded by the coding sequence ATGGCGGCCGCTGCTTCCGCCTCCGCCTCCCCACCCATCACCAACAACACCCCTCTCCGCACCAACCCCAAGCTCATCTCACGATCCACTCTTCCATTCCCCCATCACTCCACCCCCGCTGCCTCCCGCTCCCGCCGCCCTCTCCTAATCTCAAGCGTCCTATCTTCCCCCAAACCCAAGACCCCCGACCACGACTCCCGATTCGCCCCCGACCAGCCCCGCAAGGGCAGCGACGTCCTCGTCGAGGCGCTCGAGCGCGAGGGCGTCACCGACGTCTTCGCCTACCCCGGCGGCGCCTCCATGGAGATCCACCAGGCCCTCACCCGCTCCCACATCATCCGCAACGTCCTCCCCCGCCACGAGCAGGGCGGCGTCTTCGCCGCCGAGGGCTACGCCCGCGCCTCCGGCCTCCCCGGCGTCTGCATTGCCACCTCCGGCCCCGGCGCCACCAATCTCGTCTCCGGCCTCGCCGACGCCCTCCTCGACAGCGTCCCCATGGTCGCCATCACCGGCCAAGTCCCCCGCCGCATGATCGGCACCGATGCCTTCCAGGAAACCCCAATTGTCGAGGTAACTAGGTCAATTACCAAGCATAATTATCTCGTCTTGGATGTTGATGATATTCCTAGAATTGTCAAGGAAGCCTTCTTTATTGCCCGATCTGGTAGGCCCGGCCCTGTTCTCATCGATGTTCCCAAAGATATTCAGCAGCAAATGGTGATTCCGAATTGGAATCAGCCTATGCGCTTGACTGGTTATCTGTCTAGATTGCCTAAGCCTCCTAGCAAGATGTTGTTGGAGCAGATTGTTAGGTTAGTATCTGATTCGAAGAAGCCGGTGCTTTATGTAGGAGGGGGTTGTTTGAATTCGAGTGAGGAATTGAGGAAATTCGTCGAGCTTACTGGAATCCCCGTGGCAAGCACGTTGATGGGGCTCGGTTCCTATCCTGGTTCGGATGAGGATTTTGCCTTGCAAATGCTGGGAATGCACGGGACTGTATACGCAAATTATTCAGTGGACAAGAGTGATTTGTTGCTTGCTTTTGGGGTTAGGTTTGATGACCGTGTGACTGGTAAGCTTGAGGCATTTGCTAGTCGGGCTAAGATCGTTCACATTGATATTGACTCGGCTGAGATTGGGAAGAATAAGCAGCCTCATGTGTCGATCTGTGGTGATATCAAGTTGGCCCTTCAAGGGCTGAATTCGATACTTGAGGAGAATGTGAGGGGTGGTGGTGTTAGTTTCGACTTTGCAGCGTGGAGAGATGAGTTGAAGGAGCAAAGGATCAAACACCCCTTGAGTTTCAAGACATTTGGAGATGCAATTCCCCCTCAATATGCGATTCAGATGCTTGATGAGTTGACGGGGGGAAACGCTATCATTAGCACTGGCGTGGGGCAGCACCAGATGTGGGCTGCACAGTTTTACAAGTACAATAGGCCGAGGCAGTGGCTGACCTCGGCTGGTCTTGGCGCCATGGGATTTGGTCTCCCTGCAGCCATTGGAGCTGCTGTCGCGAGACCTGATGCTGTGGTGGTGGACATTGATGGTGACGGGAGTTTCATGATGAATGTTCAAGAGCTGGCCACGATAAGAGTGGAGAACCTTCCTATCAAGATCATGCTGTTGAATAACCAGCACTTGGGCATGGTGGTCCAATGGGAAGACCGTTTCTATAAGGCCAACCGCGCTCACACATATCTAGGAAACCCGGCAGATGAGTCACAGATATTCCCCAACATGCTCAAGTTCGCAGAGGCTTGCGACATACCAGCAGCCCGAGTGAGTAGGAAGGAAGATCTGAGGGCGGCGTTGCAGAAGATGCTGGATACCCCCGGCCCGTACTTGTTGGATGTGATTGTCCCTCATCAAGAGCATGTGCTGCCTATGATTCCCAGTGGGGGCGCATTCAAAGATGTGATCACTGAAGGCGATGGAAGAACTAAATATTGA
- the LOC125190967 gene encoding uncharacterized protein LOC125190967 has product MATKTSQEEQRAGAEIIHGAEECYNHSQTLLHDLGFPRGVLPLKDLEECGLVRETGYVWMKQKAPYEHFFVGSNTLVRYDQEVTAYIEKGKMKKMSGVKSKQFLLWVPIVEMSIEEAAPRNIYFKTPMGIGRSFPITAFMDEDEKSKYLEQVKA; this is encoded by the coding sequence ATGGCCACCAAGACATCACAAGAGGAGCAACGAGCAGGAGCGGAGATCATCCACGGTGCAGAGGAGTGCTACAACCACTCCCAAACGCTCTTGCACGACCTCGGGTTCCCCCGGGGCGTGCTGCCCCTCAAGGACCTCGAGGAGTGTGGCCTAGTCCGTGAAACGGGGTACGTGTGGATGAAGCAGAAGGCGCCCTACGAGCATTTCTTTGTGGGGTCAAACACCCTCGTGAGGTACGACCAAGAAGTGACTGCCTACATAGAGAAGgggaagatgaagaagatgagtGGAGTGAAGAGCAAGCAGTTTCTTCTCTGGGTGCCTATTGTTGAGATGAGCATTGAGGAGGCTGCACCTCGGAACATCTATTTCAAGACTCCTATGGGAATTGGGAGATCTTTTCCTATCACTGCCTTCATGGATGAAGATGAGAAGAGCAAGTATTTGGAGCAAGTCAAGGCTTAG
- the LOC125191165 gene encoding elongation factor 1-delta-like encodes MAVSFSDLSSAAGLKKLDEYLLTRSYISGYQASKDDLTVYAAIAKPPSSDYVNVSRWFNHIDALLRISGVAGEGAGVIVEGSAPASDAIATPPATDNKAVAADDDDDDDDVDLFGEETEEEKKASEERAAAAKAAGKKKVVGKSSVVLDVKPWDDETDMKVLEEEVRKVQQEGLLWGASKLVPVGYGIKKLQIMITIVDDLVSVDSLIEDYLTAEPINEYVQSVDIVAFNKI; translated from the exons ATGGCCGTCAGTTTCTCCGACCTTAGTTCCGCCGCTGGCCTGAAGAAGCTCGACGAGTACCTTCTTACTCGCAGTTACATTTCCGG GTACCAAGCTTCAAAAGATGATTTGACTGTTTATGCCGCCATTGCCAAGCCTCCATCATCAGACTATGTCAATGTGTCCCGGTGGTTCAACCACATCGATGCACTGTTGAGGATTTC TGGCGTTGCTGGTGAGGGAGCTGGCGTAATTGTTGAGGGATCAGCTCCGGCTAGTGATGCTATTGCAACTCCTCCTGCAACTGACAATAAG GCGGTTGCTGCTGACGAcgatgacgatgatgatgatgtggaTTTGTTTGGTGAGGAGActgaagaagagaagaaggcTTCTGAAGAGCGCGCTGCTGCTGCAAAGGCTGctggaaagaaaaaagttg TTGGGAAGTCATCGGTTGTGTTGGATGTGAAGCCATGGGACGATGAGACTGACATGAAAGTCCTCGAAGAGGAAGTTAGAAAAGTGCAGCAGGAGGGTCTCCTTTGGGGAGCAT cCAAGCTTGTCCCTGTTGGATATGGAATCAAGAAGCTACAAATTATGATAACCATTGTGGATGATTTGGTATCTGTTGACAGCCTCATTGAGGATTATCTTACCGCAGAGCCAATTAATGAATACGTCCAGAGTGTAGACATTGTGGCCTTCAACAAAATAT AA